The following coding sequences are from one Nitrospirota bacterium window:
- a CDS encoding group II intron maturase-specific domain-containing protein, which yields MKSKRAGQRVFESITRYVEEKLKLKVNREKSAVARTHQRKCLGYSFTWHKQPKIRVPEETVRRLRMYLKTIFSKGKGRNLQRFITEDLNPVIRGWINYFRLAEVKAFAEDMDGWVRRRLRLILWKQWKRPWTRRKRLIEAGLSEERAVMSAFNRRGSWWNSGASHMNDAFRKKFFDGLGLVSMIDVLCKFRTV from the coding sequence GTGAAGTCGAAAAGGGCGGGGCAGAGGGTATTTGAATCCATAACGAGATATGTGGAGGAGAAGCTCAAACTCAAAGTCAACAGGGAAAAGAGCGCGGTGGCAAGAACCCATCAACGGAAGTGTCTGGGATACTCATTCACATGGCATAAACAGCCGAAGATACGAGTGCCCGAAGAAACCGTCAGGAGACTGCGAATGTATCTTAAAACCATCTTCAGCAAAGGGAAGGGGCGAAATCTTCAGAGATTCATTACTGAAGATTTAAACCCTGTCATTAGGGGATGGATAAACTACTTCCGGTTGGCGGAAGTGAAGGCATTTGCAGAAGATATGGACGGATGGGTAAGGAGAAGGCTTCGCCTGATACTGTGGAAACAGTGGAAGAGACCGTGGACGCGAAGGAAGAGACTGATAGAAGCAGGACTTTCAGAGGAAAGGGCTGTGATGTCGGCGTTCAACCGGCGCGGGTCATGGTGGAATTCCGGCGCATCGCACATGAACGACGCATTCAGGAAGAAGTTTTTCGACGGACTCGGACTTGTCTCGATGATTGATGTACTGTGTAAATTCAGAACCGTTTAA